A window from Phaeocystidibacter marisrubri encodes these proteins:
- a CDS encoding BatD family protein produces the protein MKKSTLSAFALLAATALSAQELECNNPFIRAGESFQINIDLKSFEKEIEDQLPEGVEYDSHGFGFQSNFDLIIDEPGQHTIGPFTFDWNGTLVSTNEITVTILPALEPKEALFVNYIELPNGEHYLITEEFIEGKTDEDDFIGVEGDQIEGMNLRNCRMLTTSAENDEGTKFSYRKAIYIVSGSSEYQSIDEGIFDNDPDEIVWQCECKISGGPVLSLGY, from the coding sequence ATGAAAAAATCAACGCTCTCAGCTTTTGCATTACTTGCAGCTACCGCATTATCCGCACAAGAACTAGAATGCAACAATCCCTTTATTCGTGCTGGTGAATCCTTTCAAATAAACATCGATCTTAAATCATTCGAGAAGGAAATAGAAGACCAGCTTCCTGAAGGAGTAGAATACGACAGCCATGGTTTCGGATTTCAATCCAATTTCGATCTCATCATTGATGAACCGGGACAACACACCATTGGTCCATTCACCTTCGATTGGAACGGAACTCTCGTTTCTACAAATGAAATAACAGTAACTATTCTTCCTGCGCTTGAGCCCAAAGAAGCTCTTTTTGTGAATTATATTGAACTCCCTAACGGGGAACACTACCTCATCACCGAAGAGTTTATTGAGGGAAAGACAGATGAAGACGACTTTATAGGAGTGGAAGGGGATCAAATAGAAGGAATGAACCTCCGAAATTGTCGAATGCTAACGACTTCAGCGGAAAATGATGAAGGCACCAAATTCTCGTATCGCAAAGCGATATACATCGTGAGCGGCTCATCTGAATACCAGAGTATTGATGAAGGCATCTTTGACAATGATCCCGACGAAATCGTGTGGCAGTGCGAATGCAAAATCAGTGGCGGGCCTGTCCTGTCGCTGGGATACTGA
- a CDS encoding RNA polymerase sigma factor, whose protein sequence is MQVSKELIARCRKHERAAQFELYKDCYGILLSVCMRYEKNKEDAEELLNLAFYKILTRLDKYHDDTPFEAWIRRITINTVIDEFRKKNRDRHAFFDQLEGHVPVSSMDYNEADRQFDAEELEIMIRELPPVSQKVFNLYVIDGYNHKEIGEMLGISEGTSKWHLSTARKTLKNKLRGFVTKVASIML, encoded by the coding sequence ATGCAGGTAAGTAAAGAACTCATAGCAAGGTGCAGAAAGCACGAACGGGCAGCCCAATTTGAGCTGTACAAAGACTGCTATGGAATTCTCTTAAGTGTTTGTATGCGCTACGAGAAGAACAAGGAGGATGCAGAAGAACTTCTGAACCTCGCCTTCTACAAGATACTAACACGATTAGATAAATACCACGACGATACTCCGTTTGAAGCGTGGATTCGCCGCATCACCATTAATACGGTAATCGATGAATTCCGCAAGAAGAACAGAGATCGTCACGCTTTCTTCGATCAATTAGAAGGTCATGTGCCTGTTTCGTCTATGGACTACAACGAGGCTGATCGTCAGTTTGATGCAGAAGAATTGGAGATAATGATTCGAGAGTTGCCACCCGTAAGTCAGAAGGTTTTCAACCTATACGTGATTGACGGGTACAACCATAAGGAAATTGGAGAAATGCTGGGCATCAGCGAAGGAACGTCTAAATGGCACCTGAGTACTGCTCGTAAGACATTGAAAAACAAGTTGAGGGGCTTCGTCACTAAAGTGGCAAGTATCATGTTATGA
- a CDS encoding efflux RND transporter periplasmic adaptor subunit — MKSKFLYIALVLFAASCGESESPETMMEDQGHSHSAEFKTGMPTKDTVYSIIQCTGVVDVPPQSRATVSAPLGGYLREVRFYPGERVNKGDVLARIAHPDYVELQRTYLDSKAKTAFYEADLDRKRELYESQAINERALQEVVSQYEVQKSTMMAAAASLLQMGINPNDLTAETIQSELILRSPITGHITHIDGNLGQHVTPEDLIYEIVDDTHMHIELSVFPRDIQGVREGQSIRFMLPGDPTIYKGDIQQVGRQVRPESGAFIIHAHPEEAIEALRPGQYVDGEIIIAPHVGMVLPQSAVVSKGDENFVFEVVDGEYRQRAVRTGVVINGNVEILDSLEFPVVLEKAHLLMDAAGGHTH; from the coding sequence ATGAAAAGTAAGTTTCTATATATCGCATTAGTTCTATTTGCCGCGAGTTGCGGTGAGTCGGAATCGCCGGAAACCATGATGGAAGATCAGGGTCATTCACATTCGGCAGAGTTCAAAACTGGTATGCCCACAAAGGATACGGTTTACAGCATTATTCAATGTACAGGAGTTGTAGATGTTCCTCCTCAAAGTAGAGCGACGGTAAGTGCGCCGCTTGGAGGTTATCTGCGAGAAGTTCGCTTCTATCCAGGAGAGCGAGTGAACAAGGGAGATGTCCTCGCTCGAATTGCCCATCCCGATTACGTGGAGCTGCAACGCACATACCTCGACTCTAAAGCGAAGACCGCTTTTTATGAGGCCGATTTAGATCGAAAGCGCGAGCTATACGAATCTCAAGCCATCAACGAGCGTGCACTTCAAGAAGTGGTTTCGCAATACGAAGTTCAGAAGTCAACCATGATGGCCGCTGCGGCAAGTCTTCTTCAGATGGGAATTAACCCCAATGACCTCACCGCTGAAACCATTCAAAGTGAGTTGATTCTCCGATCACCAATCACGGGACATATCACACATATTGATGGCAACTTGGGTCAGCATGTTACGCCAGAAGACTTGATTTATGAAATCGTAGACGACACGCACATGCACATCGAATTATCCGTTTTCCCAAGAGATATTCAAGGGGTGCGTGAAGGGCAATCTATTCGCTTCATGCTGCCAGGTGATCCAACCATTTACAAAGGGGACATTCAACAGGTTGGTCGGCAAGTTCGACCTGAGTCGGGTGCCTTTATCATCCATGCGCATCCAGAGGAGGCTATTGAGGCACTGCGTCCGGGGCAGTATGTAGATGGTGAAATCATCATCGCGCCACACGTGGGCATGGTTTTACCGCAATCGGCTGTAGTCAGTAAAGGCGATGAAAACTTCGTATTTGAAGTGGTAGATGGAGAATATCGTCAACGTGCAGTCCGCACAGGAGTAGTGATCAATGGGAACGTCGAGATCTTAGATTCCCTCGAATTTCCGGTGGTTCTAGAGAAGGCTCACCTGTTGATGGATGCAGCAGGAGGACATACACATTAA
- a CDS encoding alpha/beta hydrolase, protein MKHLYLTLITLSALVVGCNNPKEPVNEKGQLTLLGNWAPEGLSWRDVWVWTPPGYDSSQSYPVLYMHDGQMLFDSTNTWNHQEWQVDETMERLISKGVIQPTIVVAIANGGSIYRTSDYFPEDVIPSLPEAIADSLIQNDLAGKARGNRYVDFLIHELKPFIKERYAVSDNPMDHYIMGSSMGGLISLYATLQYPEEFGGAACLSTHWLGARRTRNAELSSAILDYTAEHLPNPYSTHLYFDHGTVGLDSLYAPYQSKMDSILVANDFVEGRGMSKVFEGADHNERSWSRRLEVPLTYLLGAK, encoded by the coding sequence ATGAAACACCTCTACCTCACTCTTATCACCCTATCTGCCCTTGTCGTTGGTTGCAACAACCCGAAAGAACCCGTGAATGAAAAAGGTCAGCTTACCTTGCTGGGCAACTGGGCACCTGAGGGTTTGAGTTGGCGAGATGTGTGGGTTTGGACGCCCCCAGGCTACGATTCAAGCCAGAGCTATCCTGTACTCTACATGCACGACGGTCAAATGCTGTTTGATTCGACGAACACATGGAATCACCAAGAGTGGCAGGTAGATGAAACCATGGAACGACTCATTTCTAAGGGTGTGATTCAACCAACTATAGTGGTAGCCATTGCCAATGGTGGTTCAATTTATAGAACGAGCGACTACTTTCCAGAAGACGTTATTCCAAGCCTTCCAGAAGCCATTGCAGATTCTCTTATTCAAAACGATTTGGCAGGAAAAGCCAGAGGTAATCGATACGTAGATTTCCTCATTCACGAACTCAAGCCTTTCATCAAAGAGCGATATGCAGTATCCGATAATCCCATGGATCACTACATCATGGGTTCAAGCATGGGAGGGTTGATTTCCCTTTATGCCACCTTACAATATCCCGAAGAATTTGGCGGTGCTGCCTGTTTATCCACCCACTGGCTCGGCGCGCGACGCACTCGAAATGCCGAGTTGTCATCGGCTATTTTGGACTACACGGCTGAACATCTACCCAACCCATATTCCACACACTTGTACTTCGATCACGGAACAGTAGGTCTCGATTCACTCTACGCACCCTATCAATCTAAAATGGATAGCATCTTAGTGGCCAACGACTTTGTGGAAGGTAGAGGAATGAGCAAAGTGTTTGAAGGAGCAGATCACAACGAACGCTCTTGGTCTAGAAGACTTGAGGTTCCACTCACGTATCTTCTTGGAGCAAAGTAG
- a CDS encoding MDR family MFS transporter: MKQLAIPFIRIFNLYRDAFGGLSTPTWMLSLVMLINRSGAMVIPFLSIYLTEKIGLSKVEAGYVLMGYGVGAVIGTTLGGQLTERFGHYKVQAGSLIATGVYLFILPLLSSFVGLIVGVTTLSIIADTIRPANGASIGYYAKKENVTKAFSLNRLAINLGISIGPSIGGWLATFSYTLLFITDGTTCILAGIAFILYFRNLRKGEDADREERKKSSVPVRKAYTDIPFVLFCILNACFALVFFQILYTLPLFYVEEYAVDTTFVGYMLALNGLVVFAFEMIVVHLWGHKFKVMTFVIFGAALNGLAYLMLIFTHSNALLITSMVLLSFAEIFAMPFAIAWVSNRAGEASRGSYMGLYTSSYAVAHIIAPLAGTQLITYGGFDLLYGVLGGFGLLTALGFYGIVRAVNKPTLLQEDT, encoded by the coding sequence GTGAAACAGCTCGCCATTCCTTTCATTCGAATCTTTAACCTCTACCGAGATGCTTTTGGTGGATTGAGCACGCCTACTTGGATGTTAAGTCTTGTGATGCTCATCAACCGAAGTGGGGCGATGGTGATTCCGTTTTTGTCGATTTATTTGACAGAGAAAATTGGACTCTCAAAGGTTGAAGCCGGCTATGTTTTGATGGGATATGGCGTAGGGGCTGTGATAGGAACCACCTTGGGAGGTCAACTTACAGAGCGGTTTGGACATTATAAAGTTCAAGCAGGATCGCTGATTGCCACTGGTGTGTACCTGTTTATCTTACCTCTTCTATCCTCGTTTGTAGGATTGATTGTGGGGGTGACTACCTTGAGCATCATTGCCGATACGATCCGTCCCGCGAATGGGGCCAGTATTGGATATTACGCAAAGAAAGAGAATGTGACCAAGGCGTTTTCGCTGAACCGACTGGCAATCAACCTAGGTATTTCTATTGGTCCTTCCATCGGTGGCTGGCTTGCTACGTTTAGTTACACGCTTCTTTTTATCACGGATGGTACCACTTGTATTTTGGCTGGAATTGCCTTCATCCTTTACTTTCGAAACTTGCGAAAAGGAGAAGATGCGGATCGAGAAGAGAGAAAGAAGTCCAGCGTTCCCGTTCGAAAGGCGTATACGGATATTCCCTTTGTTCTCTTCTGTATTCTGAATGCGTGTTTTGCCTTGGTCTTTTTCCAAATCCTCTACACCCTACCGCTTTTTTACGTGGAAGAATATGCGGTAGATACCACTTTTGTAGGATACATGCTGGCGCTTAACGGATTGGTGGTATTCGCTTTTGAAATGATTGTGGTTCATTTATGGGGCCATAAATTCAAAGTGATGACCTTCGTTATTTTTGGTGCAGCTCTGAATGGATTGGCCTATTTAATGCTGATTTTCACTCATTCCAATGCACTATTAATTACCTCTATGGTGCTCTTGAGTTTTGCTGAAATCTTCGCTATGCCATTTGCCATTGCATGGGTTTCCAACCGTGCGGGTGAAGCCAGCAGAGGGAGTTACATGGGATTGTACACTTCCAGTTATGCGGTTGCCCACATTATTGCACCGTTAGCGGGTACGCAACTCATTACATACGGAGGGTTTGACCTTCTCTATGGAGTTTTGGGAGGGTTTGGACTTCTTACGGCTCTCGGTTTCTACGGAATAGTTCGCGCTGTAAATAAGCCTACTTTGCTCCAAGAAGATACGTGA
- a CDS encoding sterol desaturase family protein: MNELAGTFWVYFESIGVSLLFLFITFIPLEKTFPANPGQRVFRPQWILDFCFMVGQYLLWGGLVLWAMQLYAGEVRSWLPFGWFSEVRSWPLWVQACVVIVASDFLIYWGHRLQHNVDFLWRFHKVHHSSKTLDWLAAYREHPLDSIYTIGLINTPAFLLGFDLNAIAAVIAFRGVWAIYIHSNVRMPIGPLKMIIGAPELHHWHHNLERDTGNYANISPLMDLLFGTYVCPDYEPEAFGIVEETPTSYVGQMIEPLLPKQLYQRILRSDITLYSNFKKPRAS; this comes from the coding sequence ATGAATGAATTAGCTGGCACATTTTGGGTGTATTTCGAATCGATTGGAGTGAGCCTGCTCTTCTTGTTTATCACTTTTATTCCCCTTGAAAAGACCTTTCCAGCAAATCCAGGGCAGCGGGTATTTCGACCTCAATGGATTCTAGATTTTTGCTTCATGGTAGGCCAATACCTTCTTTGGGGCGGATTGGTTCTCTGGGCCATGCAGCTCTATGCGGGCGAAGTGAGAAGCTGGTTACCCTTTGGATGGTTCAGCGAAGTGCGAAGTTGGCCTCTCTGGGTACAAGCCTGTGTAGTTATTGTGGCCAGCGATTTCCTCATTTACTGGGGTCACCGCTTACAGCACAATGTTGATTTCCTGTGGCGTTTCCACAAGGTCCACCACAGTTCAAAAACCCTAGATTGGCTGGCGGCTTATCGCGAACATCCTTTGGATTCTATTTACACCATAGGCCTGATCAACACACCTGCTTTTCTCTTAGGTTTTGATTTGAATGCCATAGCCGCTGTGATTGCTTTTAGAGGTGTCTGGGCCATCTACATTCACTCCAATGTAAGAATGCCAATTGGGCCACTGAAAATGATAATCGGCGCGCCTGAATTACACCATTGGCATCACAACCTAGAAAGAGACACAGGCAATTATGCCAATATTAGTCCGCTAATGGACCTCTTATTCGGAACCTACGTCTGTCCCGATTACGAACCAGAAGCCTTTGGAATCGTGGAGGAAACACCTACATCTTACGTTGGACAAATGATTGAACCTCTACTGCCCAAGCAACTCTATCAGCGAATTCTTCGTTCTGACATTACTCTCTACTCCAACTTTAAAAAACCACGTGCCTCATGA
- a CDS encoding NADP-dependent isocitrate dehydrogenase has translation MPTSKIIYTKTDEAPALATYSLLPIIESFLEKAGVEIETRDISLAGRVLANFPEYLNENQRIADHLAELGELAKTPEANIIKLPNISASIPQLKAVIAELQDHGFAIPNYVDEPSNDEEKEAKSRYDRIKGSAVNPVLREGNSDRRAPKAVKEFARKNPHRMGAWSADSKSRVASMTEGDFYGSEQSITNGNSAFASIVFEDESGASMILKEKIALLPGEVLDSSVMSVRALRSFLKEQVAAAKADGVLFSVHLKATMMKVSDPIIFGHVVKAFFADVFEKYGSDLKEAGANPNDGLGNTLSALANLSADKASEIEAAFNAALENGPDMAMVDSDRGITNLHVPSDVIIDASMPALIRTSGQMWNKEGKQQDIIAVIPDRSYAGVYQTVIEDCKAKGAYDPVTMGSVSNVGLMAQKAEEYGSHDKTFEMAANGTVKVLDDAGNVWMEHKVEEGDIFRACQTKDAPIQDWVKLAVNRAKSTGLPTVFWLDENRAHDAELIKKVNTYLKDHDSTGLDIRILSPVEATQFSVDRIREGLDTISVTGNVLRDYLTDLFPILEVGTSAKMLSIVPLMNGGGLFETGAGGSAPKHVQQFESENHLRWDSLGEFLAIAVSLEHLGNNFNNPKALVLAKTLDDATSKLLLNGKSPSRKVNELDNRGSHFYLALYWAQELAAQSEDAELKAAFEKMAADLEANEKTIVEELNGAQGVAMNIGGYYHPDTKLASAAMRPSATLNAIID, from the coding sequence ATGCCGACTTCCAAAATCATTTATACCAAAACTGACGAGGCACCAGCCCTGGCGACCTATTCACTACTTCCAATCATCGAAAGCTTCCTCGAAAAAGCTGGCGTTGAAATTGAAACGAGAGATATTTCTTTGGCTGGTCGTGTATTGGCTAATTTCCCAGAGTATTTGAACGAAAATCAGCGCATTGCTGATCACCTCGCTGAATTGGGAGAACTTGCAAAAACTCCTGAAGCGAATATCATCAAGCTTCCTAATATTAGTGCGTCTATTCCTCAACTGAAAGCCGTGATTGCTGAATTACAAGATCACGGCTTTGCTATTCCTAACTATGTAGATGAACCGTCTAACGACGAAGAAAAGGAAGCGAAGTCACGCTATGACAGAATCAAAGGGAGCGCGGTTAACCCTGTCCTTAGAGAAGGGAATAGCGACCGTAGAGCTCCTAAGGCTGTAAAAGAATTTGCTCGCAAGAATCCACATAGAATGGGGGCTTGGAGTGCAGATTCAAAGAGTCGTGTTGCGAGCATGACAGAAGGCGACTTCTACGGTTCTGAGCAATCTATCACCAATGGAAACAGTGCTTTTGCAAGCATCGTTTTTGAAGATGAAAGTGGAGCGAGCATGATTCTCAAAGAGAAAATAGCTCTTCTTCCAGGTGAGGTGCTAGACTCATCCGTAATGAGTGTACGTGCCCTTCGATCTTTCTTAAAAGAGCAAGTGGCCGCAGCTAAAGCCGACGGAGTACTTTTCTCTGTTCACTTGAAAGCAACCATGATGAAGGTGAGTGATCCTATCATCTTTGGTCATGTGGTGAAGGCTTTCTTTGCCGATGTATTTGAAAAGTATGGTTCGGACTTAAAAGAAGCAGGCGCGAATCCAAACGATGGATTGGGTAACACACTTTCAGCTCTTGCGAACCTTTCTGCAGATAAGGCTTCTGAAATTGAAGCGGCCTTTAACGCAGCATTGGAGAATGGTCCAGACATGGCTATGGTCGATTCTGACCGTGGAATCACGAACCTCCACGTTCCAAGCGACGTCATCATTGATGCGTCTATGCCAGCATTGATCCGTACTAGTGGTCAGATGTGGAACAAAGAAGGAAAGCAACAAGACATTATCGCTGTTATTCCAGACCGCTCTTATGCTGGCGTTTACCAGACGGTAATTGAAGACTGTAAGGCAAAAGGAGCTTACGATCCTGTGACCATGGGTAGCGTGAGCAACGTGGGTTTGATGGCGCAGAAAGCGGAAGAATACGGTAGTCACGACAAAACCTTCGAAATGGCCGCAAATGGTACAGTGAAGGTTCTCGACGATGCTGGAAACGTATGGATGGAGCACAAGGTAGAGGAAGGAGATATCTTCCGCGCTTGTCAAACCAAAGACGCGCCTATCCAAGATTGGGTGAAGCTCGCGGTGAATCGCGCTAAATCAACTGGACTACCAACGGTTTTCTGGTTGGATGAGAATCGTGCCCACGATGCAGAGCTCATCAAGAAGGTGAACACGTACTTGAAAGATCACGATTCAACAGGCTTGGATATTCGTATCCTCTCACCAGTTGAAGCTACTCAGTTCTCCGTAGATCGCATCCGCGAAGGACTAGATACTATCTCTGTTACAGGAAACGTTCTTCGCGACTACCTCACCGACCTCTTCCCGATTTTGGAAGTGGGAACAAGTGCAAAGATGTTGAGTATTGTTCCATTGATGAACGGTGGAGGTTTGTTTGAAACAGGTGCAGGAGGATCTGCTCCTAAGCACGTTCAGCAGTTTGAAAGTGAGAACCACCTTCGTTGGGATTCACTCGGTGAATTCTTGGCCATTGCGGTTTCTCTAGAGCACCTCGGAAACAACTTCAACAACCCGAAAGCACTGGTATTGGCTAAGACGCTAGACGATGCTACCAGCAAGTTGCTGCTCAATGGCAAATCGCCAAGCCGCAAGGTGAATGAATTGGACAACCGAGGAAGTCATTTTTACCTTGCTCTTTATTGGGCACAAGAATTGGCGGCTCAGTCAGAAGACGCAGAATTGAAAGCGGCGTTTGAGAAAATGGCTGCGGACCTCGAAGCGAATGAGAAGACAATTGTAGAAGAACTCAACGGAGCACAAGGTGTAGCTATGAATATCGGAGGATATTACCATCCTGATACAAAGTTGGCCTCTGCTGCCATGCGTCCAAGTGCCACACTTAACGCTATTATCGACTAA
- a CDS encoding outer membrane beta-barrel protein, which yields MTEKELEKLFRKKFEGRTFEFNPAAWEGAEKLIVQGERRKRRRVIASWSAAASVALIGGLMSWNAMTTPESPANNAVAWPSMEANADVETIASQSESTPSRNVGGEPADASSPQVESRSGGDESSASTTSLASHASSIRGRSDQSSSETSFARAEMSDNMSFESQELLVVDAKSYTYRADELALAGLTESDESMMYEIADVSAVNEFDERSEEEVINRPRHSVKPWTVAVEGGVNMTSMTGGARGMTPSYYGGGLVNYSLNDTWGVQSGLTYARRSSFGDSRASSTVDYGFGSTRIDVTVQSKWVDYLELPVSATYAFGDHQLEAGIYAAYKLMGMSKVTRTTEATNARSTTDTYLAQDTDDDNSDFDMGLQMGYAYRVSDRWKITANGVVGLTDGFAFENSGNNQHLQFRLGGRYMLW from the coding sequence ATGACCGAGAAGGAATTAGAAAAATTATTCCGGAAGAAATTTGAAGGTAGAACCTTTGAATTTAATCCTGCTGCCTGGGAAGGAGCTGAAAAGCTGATTGTCCAAGGTGAGCGTAGGAAGCGTCGTCGTGTGATTGCGTCGTGGTCAGCAGCTGCATCGGTGGCCCTGATCGGCGGTCTCATGTCTTGGAACGCAATGACTACTCCGGAGTCGCCTGCTAACAACGCTGTCGCTTGGCCTTCAATGGAAGCCAACGCCGATGTTGAAACGATTGCATCCCAATCGGAATCTACCCCAAGCAGAAATGTAGGAGGTGAGCCTGCGGATGCCTCGTCACCTCAAGTAGAGAGTCGTTCGGGTGGAGATGAATCTTCTGCCTCAACAACAAGCCTTGCATCCCATGCGAGCAGTATTCGAGGTCGCTCAGATCAATCATCTTCTGAAACTTCTTTTGCGCGTGCAGAGATGAGCGATAACATGAGCTTTGAATCACAAGAATTACTTGTGGTTGACGCTAAATCGTACACCTACCGTGCCGATGAATTAGCCCTAGCTGGGTTAACGGAATCGGATGAATCTATGATGTACGAGATTGCGGATGTTAGCGCCGTGAACGAATTTGACGAACGTTCAGAAGAGGAAGTGATCAATAGACCACGTCACAGTGTGAAGCCTTGGACCGTTGCAGTTGAAGGTGGAGTGAATATGACATCCATGACTGGTGGAGCAAGGGGGATGACTCCCTCTTACTATGGTGGAGGTCTTGTGAACTACTCCTTGAATGACACTTGGGGTGTTCAATCTGGACTTACCTACGCTCGTCGCTCTAGTTTTGGTGATAGCCGAGCAAGTTCTACAGTGGACTACGGCTTTGGATCTACCCGCATTGATGTTACGGTTCAATCCAAATGGGTAGACTATCTCGAGCTTCCTGTTTCAGCTACATATGCCTTTGGAGATCACCAGCTAGAAGCGGGTATCTATGCAGCATATAAGTTGATGGGTATGAGCAAGGTAACGCGTACGACGGAAGCGACTAACGCACGTTCTACCACAGATACCTATCTCGCTCAAGATACCGACGATGATAACTCCGATTTCGATATGGGTCTTCAAATGGGTTATGCTTACCGCGTAAGCGACCGATGGAAGATTACAGCGAATGGCGTAGTAGGACTTACAGATGGCTTTGCCTTTGAGAATTCAGGGAATAACCAACATCTCCAGTTCCGATTGGGAGGTAGATACATGCTTTGGTAA
- a CDS encoding superoxide dismutase: MAFELPALPYAHDALEPHIDARTMEIHHGKHHAGYTNNLNAAIEGTDMAGKSIEELLANHTDNTAVRNNGGGYYNHDLFWKVMSPNGGGAPTGAVAAAIDEAFGSYESFKDAFAKAAATRFGSGWAWLCVHPGGKVEVCSTANQDNPLMPSVGCSGTPILGLDVWEHAYYLNYQNRRPDYINAFFNVINWDEVNKRYEAGK, translated from the coding sequence ATGGCATTTGAATTACCAGCACTTCCATACGCACATGATGCATTGGAACCACATATCGACGCTCGCACAATGGAAATCCACCACGGAAAGCACCACGCGGGTTACACCAACAACCTAAACGCTGCCATTGAAGGCACGGACATGGCAGGTAAGAGCATTGAAGAGCTTCTTGCCAACCATACAGACAACACTGCAGTTCGCAACAACGGCGGCGGTTACTATAACCACGACTTGTTCTGGAAGGTGATGTCGCCAAACGGCGGTGGTGCTCCAACTGGTGCAGTTGCAGCGGCTATTGACGAAGCTTTTGGTAGCTACGAATCGTTCAAAGACGCATTTGCAAAAGCAGCGGCTACTCGTTTTGGTTCAGGTTGGGCATGGCTTTGTGTTCACCCTGGTGGTAAGGTTGAAGTTTGTAGCACTGCAAACCAAGACAATCCATTGATGCCAAGTGTAGGTTGTTCAGGAACTCCAATCCTCGGTTTGGACGTTTGGGAGCACGCTTACTACTTGAACTACCAAAACCGTCGTCCAGATTACATCAACGCGTTCTTCAACGTGATCAACTGGGACGAAGTGAACAAGCGTTACGAAGCAGGGAAATAA